One window of the Pyxicephalus adspersus chromosome 5, UCB_Pads_2.0, whole genome shotgun sequence genome contains the following:
- the SNRK gene encoding SNF-related serine/threonine-protein kinase isoform X1 — MAGFKRGYDGKIAGLYDLDKTLGRGHFAVVKLARHVFTGEKVAVKVIDKTKLDSLATGHLFQEVRCMKLVQHPNIVRLYEVIDTQTKLYLILELGDGGDMYDYIMKHEEGLSEDLAKKYFAQIVHAISYCHKLHVVHRDLKPENVVFFEKQGLVKLTDFGFSNKFQPGKKLTTSCGSLAYSAPEILLGDEYDAPAVDIWSLGVILFMLVCGTPPFQEANDSETLTMIMDCKYTVPKHVSKDCKDLITRMLQRDPKKRASLEEIENHAWLQGVDPSPATKYNIPLVSYKNLSEEEHNSIIQRMVLGDIADRDAIVDALETNKYNHITATYFLLAERILREKQEKEIQARSASPSNIKAQFRQSWPTKIDVPQDLEDDLTASPIAHVAVPPTPARSTDSVLNGHRNKSLLEPLKKEDVPDFAGAASSGIPPANLNPSTSGRKCLFRVEEDEEEDEEEKKPIPLSTQVVLRRKPSVTNRLTSRKSAPVLNQIFEEGESDDEFDMDENLPPKLSRLKMNIASPGTVHKRYHRRKSQGRGSSCSSSETSDDDSESRRRLDKDSGFTYSWHRRDSSEGPPGNQGDGGGQSKPSNGSGGVDKTSPSDNKGGGSPSNNSSGNTNNSSGNTRTCSGAGNPVQQSPRSAGELVESLKLMGLCLGSQLHNGAKYIIDPQNNLSFSSVKVQEKSTWKMCISSNSSASKAAQPNGIKLFSDQMSDATNELERLKNKNFKNNVLQLPLCEKTISVNIQRNPKEGLLCTASQTSCCHVI; from the exons ATGGCTGGTTTCAAGAGAGGATATGATGGGAAGATTGCTGGACTTTATGATCTGGATAAGACCTTGGGCCGAGGACATTTTGCAGTCGTCAAACTTGCTCGTCATGTCTTTACAGGTGAAAAGGTAGCTGTGAAAGTCATCGACAAGACCAAATTAGACTCCTTAGCTACTGGACATCTTTTCCAAGAAGTCCGATGCATGAAACTGGTTCAACACCCCAACATAGTTCGTCTGTATGAAGTGATTGACACACAGACCAAATTGTATCTTATTCTGGAACTTGGCGATGGAGGCGATATGTATGATTACATAATGAAGCATGAGGAGGGCCTCAGTGAGGACCTGGCCAAGAAATACTTTGCTCAGATTGTGCATGCGATATCCTACTGTCATAAGTTACATGTGGTACACAGGGACCTCAAACCAGAGAATGTTGTATTCTTCGAAAAACAGGGACTGGTGAAACTCACAGATTTTGGCTTTAGCAACAAGTTTCAGCCTGGGAAAAAGCTGACCACAAGCTGCGGATCATTAGCTTACTCTGCTCCAGAAATACTTCTTGGGGATGAATATGATGCTCCTGCAGTAG atatttggaGTCTGGGTGTAATCCTCTTCATGCTGGTGTGTGGGACTCCTCCATTCCAAGAAGCAAATGACAGCGAGACATTGACTATGATCATGGACTGTAAATATACTGTGCCCAAGCATGTATCCAAGGATTGTAAAGA TTTAATTACTCGGATGCTTCAGCGAGATCCTAAGAAAAGAGCGTCTTTGGAGGAGATTGAAAACCATGCTTGGCTCCAAGGAGTTGACCCATCACCTGCAACAAAGTACAACATTCCTCTAGTGTCCTACAAGAACCTCTCTGAAGAAGAGCATAACAGCATCATACAGCGGATGGTTCTTGGTGACATAGCAGATCGCGATGCTATTGTAGA CGCCTtggaaacaaataaatacaaccaCATAACCGCTACGTACTTCCTGTTGGCCGAAAGGATTTTGCGAGAGAAACAGGAAAAGGAGATACAGGCTCGTTCTGCCAGTCCCAGCAACATCAAAGCCCAGTTTAG GCAGTCCTGGCCCACAAAGATTGATGTTCCTCAAGACTTGGAGGATGATCTGACAGCTTCTCCAATAGCACATGTGGCTGTTCCACCAACTCCAGCTCGCAGCACAGACAGTGTGCTAAATGGTCATAGAAATAAAAGTCTTCTGGAGCCCCTTAAAAAAGAGGATGTGCCAGATTTCGCTGGTGCAGCATCTTCGGGAATTCCTCCCGCAAACCTGAACCCATCAACTAGTGGTAGAAAATGCCTTTTCAGAGTGGaagaggatgaagaagaagatgaagaagagaaaaaaccCATCCCACTCTCCACACAAGTTGTTTTACGGCGCAAACCTTCTGTTACAAACAGACTTACATCAAGAAAGAGTGCTCCGGTGCTGAATCAGATTTTTGAGGAAGGAGAGTCTGATGATGAGTTTGACATGGACGAGAACCTTCCTCCAAAGCTTAGCAGATTAAAGATGAACATTGCTTCTCCTGGCACTGTACACAAAAGATACCATAGAAGGAAAAGCCAGGGTCGGGGCTCAAGTTGCAGCAGCTCGGAAACAAGTGATGATGACTCTGAAAGCAGAAGACGGCTAGATAAAGATAGTGGGTTTACCTATTCTTGGCATAGACGTGACAGCAGTGAAGGTCCACCTGGAAATCAAGGTGATGGAGGAGGCCAGAGTAAACCAAGCAATGGAAGTGGAGGTGTTGATAAAACTAGTCCAAGTGATAACAAAGGAGGGGGAAGTCCTTCCAATAATTCTAGTGGTAACACCAACAATTCATCTGGGAACACCCGGACCTGTTCTGGTGCTGGTAACCCAGTGCAGCAGTCTCCAAGAAGTGCAGGAGAACTTGTAGAGAGCCTAAAACTAATGGGCCTTTGCTTAGGTTCCCAATTACATAATGGGGCTAAGTACATTATTGACCCACAAAATAACCTGTCCTTCTCCAGTGTCAAAGTGCAAGAGAAATCCACTTGGAAAATGTGCATTAGTTCTAACAGTAGTGCCAGTAAAGCTGCCCAACCCAACGGTATAAAGTTATTCTCTGATCAAATGTCAGATGCCACTAATGAACTGGAACGTCTCAAGAACAAGAACTTTAAGAACAATGTATTACAGCTACCTCTGTGTGAAAAAACTATTTCTGTGAATATCCAGCGGAATCCCAAGGAGGGACTTCTATGTACCGCTAGTCAAACCAGTTGCTGCCATGTCATATAA
- the SNRK gene encoding SNF-related serine/threonine-protein kinase isoform X2, producing MLVCGTPPFQEANDSETLTMIMDCKYTVPKHVSKDCKDLITRMLQRDPKKRASLEEIENHAWLQGVDPSPATKYNIPLVSYKNLSEEEHNSIIQRMVLGDIADRDAIVDALETNKYNHITATYFLLAERILREKQEKEIQARSASPSNIKAQFRQSWPTKIDVPQDLEDDLTASPIAHVAVPPTPARSTDSVLNGHRNKSLLEPLKKEDVPDFAGAASSGIPPANLNPSTSGRKCLFRVEEDEEEDEEEKKPIPLSTQVVLRRKPSVTNRLTSRKSAPVLNQIFEEGESDDEFDMDENLPPKLSRLKMNIASPGTVHKRYHRRKSQGRGSSCSSSETSDDDSESRRRLDKDSGFTYSWHRRDSSEGPPGNQGDGGGQSKPSNGSGGVDKTSPSDNKGGGSPSNNSSGNTNNSSGNTRTCSGAGNPVQQSPRSAGELVESLKLMGLCLGSQLHNGAKYIIDPQNNLSFSSVKVQEKSTWKMCISSNSSASKAAQPNGIKLFSDQMSDATNELERLKNKNFKNNVLQLPLCEKTISVNIQRNPKEGLLCTASQTSCCHVI from the exons ATGCTGGTGTGTGGGACTCCTCCATTCCAAGAAGCAAATGACAGCGAGACATTGACTATGATCATGGACTGTAAATATACTGTGCCCAAGCATGTATCCAAGGATTGTAAAGA TTTAATTACTCGGATGCTTCAGCGAGATCCTAAGAAAAGAGCGTCTTTGGAGGAGATTGAAAACCATGCTTGGCTCCAAGGAGTTGACCCATCACCTGCAACAAAGTACAACATTCCTCTAGTGTCCTACAAGAACCTCTCTGAAGAAGAGCATAACAGCATCATACAGCGGATGGTTCTTGGTGACATAGCAGATCGCGATGCTATTGTAGA CGCCTtggaaacaaataaatacaaccaCATAACCGCTACGTACTTCCTGTTGGCCGAAAGGATTTTGCGAGAGAAACAGGAAAAGGAGATACAGGCTCGTTCTGCCAGTCCCAGCAACATCAAAGCCCAGTTTAG GCAGTCCTGGCCCACAAAGATTGATGTTCCTCAAGACTTGGAGGATGATCTGACAGCTTCTCCAATAGCACATGTGGCTGTTCCACCAACTCCAGCTCGCAGCACAGACAGTGTGCTAAATGGTCATAGAAATAAAAGTCTTCTGGAGCCCCTTAAAAAAGAGGATGTGCCAGATTTCGCTGGTGCAGCATCTTCGGGAATTCCTCCCGCAAACCTGAACCCATCAACTAGTGGTAGAAAATGCCTTTTCAGAGTGGaagaggatgaagaagaagatgaagaagagaaaaaaccCATCCCACTCTCCACACAAGTTGTTTTACGGCGCAAACCTTCTGTTACAAACAGACTTACATCAAGAAAGAGTGCTCCGGTGCTGAATCAGATTTTTGAGGAAGGAGAGTCTGATGATGAGTTTGACATGGACGAGAACCTTCCTCCAAAGCTTAGCAGATTAAAGATGAACATTGCTTCTCCTGGCACTGTACACAAAAGATACCATAGAAGGAAAAGCCAGGGTCGGGGCTCAAGTTGCAGCAGCTCGGAAACAAGTGATGATGACTCTGAAAGCAGAAGACGGCTAGATAAAGATAGTGGGTTTACCTATTCTTGGCATAGACGTGACAGCAGTGAAGGTCCACCTGGAAATCAAGGTGATGGAGGAGGCCAGAGTAAACCAAGCAATGGAAGTGGAGGTGTTGATAAAACTAGTCCAAGTGATAACAAAGGAGGGGGAAGTCCTTCCAATAATTCTAGTGGTAACACCAACAATTCATCTGGGAACACCCGGACCTGTTCTGGTGCTGGTAACCCAGTGCAGCAGTCTCCAAGAAGTGCAGGAGAACTTGTAGAGAGCCTAAAACTAATGGGCCTTTGCTTAGGTTCCCAATTACATAATGGGGCTAAGTACATTATTGACCCACAAAATAACCTGTCCTTCTCCAGTGTCAAAGTGCAAGAGAAATCCACTTGGAAAATGTGCATTAGTTCTAACAGTAGTGCCAGTAAAGCTGCCCAACCCAACGGTATAAAGTTATTCTCTGATCAAATGTCAGATGCCACTAATGAACTGGAACGTCTCAAGAACAAGAACTTTAAGAACAATGTATTACAGCTACCTCTGTGTGAAAAAACTATTTCTGTGAATATCCAGCGGAATCCCAAGGAGGGACTTCTATGTACCGCTAGTCAAACCAGTTGCTGCCATGTCATATAA